A single genomic interval of Sulfurovum sp. TSL6 harbors:
- a CDS encoding YfhL family 4Fe-4S dicluster ferredoxin — MALVITDECIACDACREECPNEAIEENDPVYIIDPDRCTECVGHFDEPQCIAVCPVDCIVPDPDNVENVEELKFKYDKLQEEE; from the coding sequence ATGGCATTAGTAATAACTGACGAATGTATTGCATGTGATGCATGTAGAGAAGAATGTCCGAATGAGGCAATCGAAGAAAATGATCCGGTTTATATTATCGATCCTGATAGATGTACAGAGTGTGTAGGTCATTTTGATGAACCTCAATGTATTGCTGTATGTCCTGTAGACTGTATTGTCCCGGACCCAGACAATGTTGAGAACGTGGAAGAGTTAAAATTCAAATATGACAAACTGCAAGAAGAAGAGTAG
- a CDS encoding Ppx/GppA phosphatase family protein gives MSKRTAIIDIGSNSARLVIFEKTSRYGFHLICEQKSKVRIGEGAYEKEGYLQPIGIKRAYLTLKSFLHTIDKYQVNKTLCIATSALRDAPNGKEFVQWIKQELGLSIKIIDGNKEAKYGGIAAVNLLPISEGISIDIGGGSSDMTLIKNGQIVDTYSLDLGTVRLKELFFDKGVNPSEINEKAKAYIQHALDQLPKHFKHTMAIGIGGTARTLSKGIMKQVSYPLDKLHAFSYNVKEHQSYLDAIPLSSAKNLKKFGLKKNRYDTIREGTLIFNEILSHIGTITVISSAAGVREGVFLEQLLKKDNLKFPSRINPSVVSILDRFQPLVNIQKNQKTKRKLASNLYTVLQKDIDDGKQYEKELLWAVTLSSIGQTLTVYRSHQHAFYIAMQELNYGFTHEEILLISLLLRMYGKELLNKPLFKHYKPLLPEKNALLWLSFIYTLTVLLQEASNSANLSFSYENRTLRITSDRPLYLAKENVKALEKPIPFAIIIEDESRLPKNKKLGI, from the coding sequence ATGTCAAAACGAACTGCTATCATTGATATCGGTTCAAACTCAGCAAGACTTGTAATATTTGAAAAAACAAGTCGTTATGGCTTTCATCTTATCTGCGAACAAAAATCCAAAGTTCGTATTGGTGAAGGCGCTTATGAAAAAGAGGGTTATCTTCAACCCATTGGTATCAAAAGAGCCTACCTCACTTTAAAATCTTTCCTTCACACTATAGACAAATACCAGGTAAATAAAACACTTTGTATCGCTACTTCTGCACTTAGGGATGCACCAAACGGAAAAGAGTTCGTCCAATGGATCAAACAAGAGCTTGGTCTCTCTATCAAGATCATCGATGGAAACAAAGAAGCAAAATATGGTGGTATCGCAGCAGTCAATTTACTGCCTATCAGTGAGGGGATCAGTATAGACATCGGAGGGGGGTCCTCCGATATGACACTCATAAAAAATGGTCAAATCGTTGATACCTATTCCCTTGATCTTGGTACCGTAAGACTCAAAGAACTGTTTTTTGACAAAGGGGTAAACCCTTCAGAGATCAATGAAAAAGCAAAAGCATACATACAACATGCCTTAGATCAACTTCCAAAGCATTTTAAACATACAATGGCCATCGGTATAGGGGGTACTGCAAGAACGCTTTCTAAGGGTATTATGAAGCAAGTCTCATACCCTTTAGATAAGCTGCATGCTTTTTCCTATAACGTGAAAGAACATCAATCCTACCTCGATGCCATCCCTCTCTCCAGTGCCAAAAACCTTAAAAAATTCGGATTGAAAAAAAACCGCTATGATACGATACGCGAAGGGACACTGATCTTTAATGAAATACTTTCCCATATAGGTACAATAACGGTTATTTCAAGTGCAGCTGGTGTAAGAGAAGGGGTATTCCTGGAACAACTTCTTAAAAAAGATAACCTCAAATTCCCAAGCCGTATCAATCCCAGTGTTGTCTCTATATTGGATAGATTTCAACCTTTGGTCAACATACAAAAAAACCAGAAAACAAAACGTAAACTGGCTTCAAACCTTTATACTGTACTACAAAAAGATATTGATGATGGGAAACAATATGAAAAAGAACTTCTGTGGGCAGTAACACTCTCCAGTATCGGACAAACACTGACTGTTTACAGGTCACATCAACATGCTTTCTATATCGCCATGCAAGAGCTGAATTACGGTTTTACCCATGAAGAGATACTTCTTATATCATTATTGTTGAGAATGTATGGCAAGGAGCTTTTAAACAAACCTCTCTTTAAACACTATAAACCGCTTCTTCCAGAAAAGAATGCACTGCTTTGGTTAAGCTTTATCTATACGCTTACTGTACTCCTACAAGAAGCTTCCAACAGTGCGAATCTCTCATTTAGCTATGAAAATAGAACCCTTCGTATCACATCAGACAGGCCCTTATACCTGGCAAAAGAGAATGTAAAAGCTTTGGAAAAACCTATACCGTTTGCCATCATTATAGAAGACGAAAGTAGATTGCCTAAAAATAAAAAGTTGGGAATTTAA